A window of the Lactuca sativa cultivar Salinas chromosome 7, Lsat_Salinas_v11, whole genome shotgun sequence genome harbors these coding sequences:
- the LOC122194908 gene encoding uncharacterized protein LOC122194908, with protein sequence MVKCSCGCLAIIRMSSTPSNPGRPFYACPTKGPRNGFICWVEETDTKNMSVEAVMIAGLARSKKKLESKIWKLKMSLVLSWIIFFGIIVYKL encoded by the exons ATGGTGAAATGCTCATGTGGATGTTTGGCCATAATCAGAATGTCTTCCACTCCATCAAACCCTGGAAGACCATTCTATGCTTGCCCCACTAAG GGACCTCGTAATGGTTTTATTTGTTGGGTAGAAGAAACAGACACTAAGAATATGAGTGTTGAAGCAGTTATGATTGCAGGATTGGCTAGGTCAAAAAAGAAGCTTGAATCAAAGATTTGGAAACTGAAGATGTCTTTAGTTCTAAGTTGGATTATTTTCTTTGGCATAATTGTGTACAAGTTGTAA
- the LOC111890976 gene encoding homeobox protein SHOOT MERISTEMLESS isoform X2, with the protein MQRGCETSIVNVGALCLPPPPVSYNNNNNNLIFADQDHHHHHHHHHHSTCGTSTSAMMLENSAININDGGELAFMSSSSCSSSAKAKIMSHPHYPRLLSAYLNCQKIGAPPEVVERLEDACRASVVAAMSSRSGSAGCEAGTSDGGGGGGMNMMIIGQDPALDQFMEAYCEMLIKYEQELAKPFKEAMLFLSRVESQFKAISISTSDSAGGEVGMDKNGSSEEEVDVNNNLIDPQAEDQELKGQLLRKYSGYLGSLKQEFMKKRKKGKLPKEARQQLLDWWTRHYKWPYPSEAQKLALAESTGLDQKQINNWFINQRKRHWKPSEDMQFVVMDAAHPHHYFMENILGNPYPMDVSLL; encoded by the exons ATGCAAAGGGGATGTGAGACATCAA tagtgaacgtTGGAGCACTATGTCTTCCTCCACCTCCTGTTTcatataacaacaacaacaacaacctaaTTTTCGCCGATCAagatcaccatcatcatcatcatcatcatcatcatagtaCCTGTGGGACTTCGACTTCTGCTATGATGCTTGAAAACAGCGCCATTAATATCAACGATGGAGGAGAGTTAGCCTTCATGAGCTCCTCCTCGTGTTCTTCTTCTGCTAAAGCAAAGATCATGTCTCATCCTCATTACCCTCGTCTCTTATCAGCTTATCTTAACTGTCAAAAG ATAGGAGCACCGCCTGAAGTAGTGGAAAGACTAGAAGATGCTTGCAGAGCGTCGGTGGTGGCTGCGATGTCCAGTCGTTCCGGCTCCGCAGGTTGTGAGGCTGGTACCAGTgatggcggtggtggtggaggaaTGAATATGATGATCATCGGACAAGATCCAGCACTTGATCAGTTCATGGAAGCTTACTGTGAGATGCTCATTAAATACGAGCAAGAACTCGCCAAACCCTTCAAAGAAGCCATGCTTTTTCTCTCAAGAGTTGAATCccagttcaaggcaatctccatTTCTACTTCAGATTCTG CGGGTGGCGAAGTAGGTATGGATAAAAATGGATCATCCGAGGAAGAGGTGGATGTAAATAACAATCTCATAGATCCTCAAGCTGAAGATCAGGAACTGAAGGGTCAGCTGTTACGCAAGTATAGTGGTTATTTAGGTAGTCTCAAGCAAGAGTTCatgaagaagagaaagaaaggAAAGTTGCCCAAAGAAGCACGTCAACAATTACTCGACTGGTGGACTAGGCATTACAAATGGCCATACCCTTCG GAGGCTCAGAAGTTGGCACTGGCTGAGTCAACAGGACTAGACCAGAAGCAGATAAACAACTGGTTCATAAACCAAAGGAAGCGACATTGGAAGCCATCTGAGGATATGCAGTTTGTGGTAATGGATGCTGCTCATCCTCATCACTATTTCATGGAGAACATCCTCGGGAACCCTTATCCCATGGACGTTTCGTTGCTATAG
- the LOC111890976 gene encoding homeobox protein SHOOT MERISTEMLESS isoform X1, with translation MYVLYSQFQPYSINLFLVVNVGALCLPPPPVSYNNNNNNLIFADQDHHHHHHHHHHSTCGTSTSAMMLENSAININDGGELAFMSSSSCSSSAKAKIMSHPHYPRLLSAYLNCQKIGAPPEVVERLEDACRASVVAAMSSRSGSAGCEAGTSDGGGGGGMNMMIIGQDPALDQFMEAYCEMLIKYEQELAKPFKEAMLFLSRVESQFKAISISTSDSAGGEVGMDKNGSSEEEVDVNNNLIDPQAEDQELKGQLLRKYSGYLGSLKQEFMKKRKKGKLPKEARQQLLDWWTRHYKWPYPSEAQKLALAESTGLDQKQINNWFINQRKRHWKPSEDMQFVVMDAAHPHHYFMENILGNPYPMDVSLL, from the exons ATGTACGTATTATATTCACAATTTCAACCGTACTCTATTaacctttttctagtagtgaacgtTGGAGCACTATGTCTTCCTCCACCTCCTGTTTcatataacaacaacaacaacaacctaaTTTTCGCCGATCAagatcaccatcatcatcatcatcatcatcatcatagtaCCTGTGGGACTTCGACTTCTGCTATGATGCTTGAAAACAGCGCCATTAATATCAACGATGGAGGAGAGTTAGCCTTCATGAGCTCCTCCTCGTGTTCTTCTTCTGCTAAAGCAAAGATCATGTCTCATCCTCATTACCCTCGTCTCTTATCAGCTTATCTTAACTGTCAAAAG ATAGGAGCACCGCCTGAAGTAGTGGAAAGACTAGAAGATGCTTGCAGAGCGTCGGTGGTGGCTGCGATGTCCAGTCGTTCCGGCTCCGCAGGTTGTGAGGCTGGTACCAGTgatggcggtggtggtggaggaaTGAATATGATGATCATCGGACAAGATCCAGCACTTGATCAGTTCATGGAAGCTTACTGTGAGATGCTCATTAAATACGAGCAAGAACTCGCCAAACCCTTCAAAGAAGCCATGCTTTTTCTCTCAAGAGTTGAATCccagttcaaggcaatctccatTTCTACTTCAGATTCTG CGGGTGGCGAAGTAGGTATGGATAAAAATGGATCATCCGAGGAAGAGGTGGATGTAAATAACAATCTCATAGATCCTCAAGCTGAAGATCAGGAACTGAAGGGTCAGCTGTTACGCAAGTATAGTGGTTATTTAGGTAGTCTCAAGCAAGAGTTCatgaagaagagaaagaaaggAAAGTTGCCCAAAGAAGCACGTCAACAATTACTCGACTGGTGGACTAGGCATTACAAATGGCCATACCCTTCG GAGGCTCAGAAGTTGGCACTGGCTGAGTCAACAGGACTAGACCAGAAGCAGATAAACAACTGGTTCATAAACCAAAGGAAGCGACATTGGAAGCCATCTGAGGATATGCAGTTTGTGGTAATGGATGCTGCTCATCCTCATCACTATTTCATGGAGAACATCCTCGGGAACCCTTATCCCATGGACGTTTCGTTGCTATAG
- the LOC111890976 gene encoding homeobox protein SHOOT MERISTEMLESS isoform X4, which yields MMLENSAININDGGELAFMSSSSCSSSAKAKIMSHPHYPRLLSAYLNCQKIGAPPEVVERLEDACRASVVAAMSSRSGSAGCEAGTSDGGGGGGMNMMIIGQDPALDQFMEAYCEMLIKYEQELAKPFKEAMLFLSRVESQFKAISISTSDSAGGEVGMDKNGSSEEEVDVNNNLIDPQAEDQELKGQLLRKYSGYLGSLKQEFMKKRKKGKLPKEARQQLLDWWTRHYKWPYPSEAQKLALAESTGLDQKQINNWFINQRKRHWKPSEDMQFVVMDAAHPHHYFMENILGNPYPMDVSLL from the exons ATGATGCTTGAAAACAGCGCCATTAATATCAACGATGGAGGAGAGTTAGCCTTCATGAGCTCCTCCTCGTGTTCTTCTTCTGCTAAAGCAAAGATCATGTCTCATCCTCATTACCCTCGTCTCTTATCAGCTTATCTTAACTGTCAAAAG ATAGGAGCACCGCCTGAAGTAGTGGAAAGACTAGAAGATGCTTGCAGAGCGTCGGTGGTGGCTGCGATGTCCAGTCGTTCCGGCTCCGCAGGTTGTGAGGCTGGTACCAGTgatggcggtggtggtggaggaaTGAATATGATGATCATCGGACAAGATCCAGCACTTGATCAGTTCATGGAAGCTTACTGTGAGATGCTCATTAAATACGAGCAAGAACTCGCCAAACCCTTCAAAGAAGCCATGCTTTTTCTCTCAAGAGTTGAATCccagttcaaggcaatctccatTTCTACTTCAGATTCTG CGGGTGGCGAAGTAGGTATGGATAAAAATGGATCATCCGAGGAAGAGGTGGATGTAAATAACAATCTCATAGATCCTCAAGCTGAAGATCAGGAACTGAAGGGTCAGCTGTTACGCAAGTATAGTGGTTATTTAGGTAGTCTCAAGCAAGAGTTCatgaagaagagaaagaaaggAAAGTTGCCCAAAGAAGCACGTCAACAATTACTCGACTGGTGGACTAGGCATTACAAATGGCCATACCCTTCG GAGGCTCAGAAGTTGGCACTGGCTGAGTCAACAGGACTAGACCAGAAGCAGATAAACAACTGGTTCATAAACCAAAGGAAGCGACATTGGAAGCCATCTGAGGATATGCAGTTTGTGGTAATGGATGCTGCTCATCCTCATCACTATTTCATGGAGAACATCCTCGGGAACCCTTATCCCATGGACGTTTCGTTGCTATAG
- the LOC111890976 gene encoding homeobox protein SHOOT MERISTEMLESS isoform X3, translating to MQRGCETSMNVGALCLPPPPVSYNNNNNNLIFADQDHHHHHHHHHHSTCGTSTSAMMLENSAININDGGELAFMSSSSCSSSAKAKIMSHPHYPRLLSAYLNCQKIGAPPEVVERLEDACRASVVAAMSSRSGSAGCEAGTSDGGGGGGMNMMIIGQDPALDQFMEAYCEMLIKYEQELAKPFKEAMLFLSRVESQFKAISISTSDSAGGEVGMDKNGSSEEEVDVNNNLIDPQAEDQELKGQLLRKYSGYLGSLKQEFMKKRKKGKLPKEARQQLLDWWTRHYKWPYPSEAQKLALAESTGLDQKQINNWFINQRKRHWKPSEDMQFVVMDAAHPHHYFMENILGNPYPMDVSLL from the exons ATGCAAAGGGGATGTGAGACATCAA tgaacgtTGGAGCACTATGTCTTCCTCCACCTCCTGTTTcatataacaacaacaacaacaacctaaTTTTCGCCGATCAagatcaccatcatcatcatcatcatcatcatcatagtaCCTGTGGGACTTCGACTTCTGCTATGATGCTTGAAAACAGCGCCATTAATATCAACGATGGAGGAGAGTTAGCCTTCATGAGCTCCTCCTCGTGTTCTTCTTCTGCTAAAGCAAAGATCATGTCTCATCCTCATTACCCTCGTCTCTTATCAGCTTATCTTAACTGTCAAAAG ATAGGAGCACCGCCTGAAGTAGTGGAAAGACTAGAAGATGCTTGCAGAGCGTCGGTGGTGGCTGCGATGTCCAGTCGTTCCGGCTCCGCAGGTTGTGAGGCTGGTACCAGTgatggcggtggtggtggaggaaTGAATATGATGATCATCGGACAAGATCCAGCACTTGATCAGTTCATGGAAGCTTACTGTGAGATGCTCATTAAATACGAGCAAGAACTCGCCAAACCCTTCAAAGAAGCCATGCTTTTTCTCTCAAGAGTTGAATCccagttcaaggcaatctccatTTCTACTTCAGATTCTG CGGGTGGCGAAGTAGGTATGGATAAAAATGGATCATCCGAGGAAGAGGTGGATGTAAATAACAATCTCATAGATCCTCAAGCTGAAGATCAGGAACTGAAGGGTCAGCTGTTACGCAAGTATAGTGGTTATTTAGGTAGTCTCAAGCAAGAGTTCatgaagaagagaaagaaaggAAAGTTGCCCAAAGAAGCACGTCAACAATTACTCGACTGGTGGACTAGGCATTACAAATGGCCATACCCTTCG GAGGCTCAGAAGTTGGCACTGGCTGAGTCAACAGGACTAGACCAGAAGCAGATAAACAACTGGTTCATAAACCAAAGGAAGCGACATTGGAAGCCATCTGAGGATATGCAGTTTGTGGTAATGGATGCTGCTCATCCTCATCACTATTTCATGGAGAACATCCTCGGGAACCCTTATCCCATGGACGTTTCGTTGCTATAG
- the LOC111890976 gene encoding homeobox protein SHOOT MERISTEMLESS isoform X5 — protein sequence MISILIDSWDLVDQCDKDQLWLNIKIGAPPEVVERLEDACRASVVAAMSSRSGSAGCEAGTSDGGGGGGMNMMIIGQDPALDQFMEAYCEMLIKYEQELAKPFKEAMLFLSRVESQFKAISISTSDSAGGEVGMDKNGSSEEEVDVNNNLIDPQAEDQELKGQLLRKYSGYLGSLKQEFMKKRKKGKLPKEARQQLLDWWTRHYKWPYPSEAQKLALAESTGLDQKQINNWFINQRKRHWKPSEDMQFVVMDAAHPHHYFMENILGNPYPMDVSLL from the exons ATGATTTCTATCCTTATAGATAGTTGGGATTTAGTGGATCAATGTGACAAGGATCAATTGTGGTTGAACATAAAG ATAGGAGCACCGCCTGAAGTAGTGGAAAGACTAGAAGATGCTTGCAGAGCGTCGGTGGTGGCTGCGATGTCCAGTCGTTCCGGCTCCGCAGGTTGTGAGGCTGGTACCAGTgatggcggtggtggtggaggaaTGAATATGATGATCATCGGACAAGATCCAGCACTTGATCAGTTCATGGAAGCTTACTGTGAGATGCTCATTAAATACGAGCAAGAACTCGCCAAACCCTTCAAAGAAGCCATGCTTTTTCTCTCAAGAGTTGAATCccagttcaaggcaatctccatTTCTACTTCAGATTCTG CGGGTGGCGAAGTAGGTATGGATAAAAATGGATCATCCGAGGAAGAGGTGGATGTAAATAACAATCTCATAGATCCTCAAGCTGAAGATCAGGAACTGAAGGGTCAGCTGTTACGCAAGTATAGTGGTTATTTAGGTAGTCTCAAGCAAGAGTTCatgaagaagagaaagaaaggAAAGTTGCCCAAAGAAGCACGTCAACAATTACTCGACTGGTGGACTAGGCATTACAAATGGCCATACCCTTCG GAGGCTCAGAAGTTGGCACTGGCTGAGTCAACAGGACTAGACCAGAAGCAGATAAACAACTGGTTCATAAACCAAAGGAAGCGACATTGGAAGCCATCTGAGGATATGCAGTTTGTGGTAATGGATGCTGCTCATCCTCATCACTATTTCATGGAGAACATCCTCGGGAACCCTTATCCCATGGACGTTTCGTTGCTATAG